In Aureibaculum algae, the following are encoded in one genomic region:
- a CDS encoding phosphatase PAP2 family protein encodes MDLLDQILEYDRELIVYLNNWGSEPWDSFWMFITNQFSWIPLFLLLFYFILKAYGWKKGLILVLVVAGLVAFSDQFVNLIKNNVARLRPNNDPTVNELIRILKKPRGYSFVSGHSTTSFAVTTFMILTLRKYYKYPFLLLVWPLLFAYSRIYIGVHFPIDIFMGMLLGITIGLLFYKISVYFLKKVNSN; translated from the coding sequence TTGGATTTATTAGACCAAATTCTTGAATACGATAGAGAATTAATTGTTTATCTAAATAATTGGGGTTCTGAGCCCTGGGATTCTTTTTGGATGTTTATTACCAATCAATTCAGTTGGATTCCTTTATTTTTACTATTGTTCTATTTTATTTTAAAAGCCTACGGATGGAAAAAGGGACTTATACTTGTCTTAGTTGTAGCAGGATTGGTGGCATTTTCTGATCAGTTTGTAAATCTTATAAAAAATAATGTAGCTAGGTTACGACCTAACAACGACCCCACAGTTAATGAGCTTATTAGAATTTTAAAGAAGCCAAGAGGTTATAGTTTCGTCTCAGGTCACTCAACAACATCTTTTGCAGTAACTACTTTTATGATATTAACGTTAAGAAAGTACTATAAATACCCATTTTTACTACTAGTTTGGCCATTATTATTTGCGTACAGTAGAATATATATTGGTGTTCATTTTCCCATTGATATTTTTATGGGAATGTTATTAGGGATTACTATTGGACTCTTATTTTACAAAATAAGTGTATACTTTTTAAAAAAAGTTAATTCTAATTGA
- a CDS encoding Sec-independent protein translocase subunit TatA/TatB, with protein MYFLFISGGEIFVVVVIVLMLFGADKIPGIAQGLGKGMRQLKDATNDIKREITETAEKQGIDTNLAKDLKKDMKSIQDNIKGNIDDVTGPIKRNL; from the coding sequence ATGTATTTTTTATTTATAAGTGGTGGCGAAATTTTTGTAGTGGTCGTTATTGTATTGATGCTTTTTGGTGCCGATAAAATTCCTGGTATTGCTCAAGGATTAGGTAAAGGCATGCGTCAATTAAAAGACGCTACCAATGATATAAAAAGAGAGATTACTGAAACAGCTGAAAAGCAAGGTATAGACACCAATTTAGCTAAGGATCTCAAGAAGGATATGAAATCTATTCAGGATAATATAAAGGGCAATATAGACGATGTAACTGGTCCTATAAAACGGAACTTATAA
- a CDS encoding SecDF P1 head subdomain-containing protein — protein sequence MRSKIIILNVIFFLLCSNSYAQDNSNGSKVVRFNGIYQTSTLGKEFILKSDSTKTFKVDTSGFVGIHRFKKVKNSFDISGRPSLTIELDGTGEDQFLVLTENNIGKPLAIIINNVLYMAPIVHGAIPHGILEISGFNSVEELEKLKRLIDVIKIRTAKRELD from the coding sequence ATGAGATCTAAAATAATTATACTGAATGTCATTTTCTTCCTTTTGTGTAGTAATTCTTATGCTCAAGACAATAGTAATGGTTCTAAAGTTGTAAGGTTTAATGGTATTTACCAAACTTCAACTCTGGGAAAAGAGTTTATTTTAAAAAGTGATAGTACAAAAACGTTTAAAGTTGATACCAGTGGTTTTGTAGGAATTCATAGGTTTAAAAAAGTAAAGAATTCTTTTGATATTAGCGGAAGGCCATCGTTAACTATTGAGCTTGATGGAACTGGTGAAGACCAGTTTTTAGTTTTAACAGAAAATAATATTGGTAAACCATTGGCTATAATAATTAATAATGTGCTGTATATGGCCCCGATAGTTCATGGAGCCATACCGCATGGTATACTTGAAATTTCAGGATTTAATAGTGTTGAAGAACTGGAAAAATTGAAACGATTAATAGACGTAATTAAAATACGTACAGCTAAAAGAGAATTAGATTAA
- a CDS encoding GNAT family N-acetyltransferase — MNFRKATKNDVPFIVKMIASDTLGKLREDYKEPLPEKYFNAFKAINEDPNQELIVVETDTTEIIGTLQMSFIQYLTYQGGVRAQIEAVRIREDYRGKGIGKLVFEWAIERAKQRNAHLLQLTTDKKRPDAIKFYKKLGFINSHEGMKFHL; from the coding sequence ATGAATTTCAGAAAAGCAACGAAAAATGACGTTCCATTCATTGTAAAGATGATTGCTAGTGATACCCTTGGAAAGTTAAGAGAGGATTATAAAGAACCTCTTCCTGAGAAATATTTCAACGCTTTTAAAGCTATTAATGAAGATCCAAATCAGGAATTAATTGTTGTTGAAACTGATACTACTGAAATTATTGGAACTTTACAAATGAGTTTTATTCAGTACTTAACCTATCAAGGTGGCGTTAGAGCACAAATTGAAGCCGTACGAATTAGAGAAGATTATAGGGGTAAAGGGATTGGAAAACTGGTGTTTGAATGGGCAATTGAAAGAGCCAAGCAACGGAATGCTCATTTACTACAACTTACAACAGATAAAAAACGACCAGATGCTATAAAATTCTATAAAAAATTAGGATTTATAAATAGCCACGAAGGGATGAAATTCCATTTGTAA